The bacterium genome includes a window with the following:
- a CDS encoding heavy metal translocating P-type ATPase, translating into MKVDPSVARFSHHHEHNTYYFCSQGCLNKFQGNPVQYLVRNMPDSATKDSHAKVKPSPKRQSTSEEGIYTCPMHPEIRQTGPGSCPICGMALEPLVAILTEHEENPELEEMSRRFWISSVFSVVVMVLAMWGMGIHSKLFGSLPVSSLLWLQALLTTPVVIWGGWPFFVRGWNSIISFNLNMFTLISIGVGTAYLYSIIAIVLPSVFPVAMHDEMGLIPVYFEAAAIIVTLVLLGQVLELRARSKTSSAIKALLGLAPKTARVVQQNGDESDILLENVIAGNLLRVRPGEKVPVDGTIEAGSSNVDESMITGEPIPAAKATGDRVIGGTVNGTGSFVMRAEHVGSETVLAQIVRMVSDAQRSRAPIQRLADIVSAWFVPAVVVTAVLTFIIWLIWGPNPALAYAMVNAVAVLIIACPCALGLATPMSIMVGTGQGARSGVLIKSAEVLETMIKIDTLVVDKTGTLTEGKPQVVSIEPTGELSANDLLKLAASLEQGSEHPLAEAIVKAAKDRELELSAASDFQSKTGQGVIGTISGKGVALGNMTLLKSLGITDNKLLARAEALRTEGQTVMHVVVDNGLAGLIGVADPVKASTPNAIAQLREAGIELIMLTGDNLTTAKAVATKLGIETVEADVLPEGKIEVIKRLQKEGRKVAMAGDGVNDAPALAQADVGIAMGTGTDVAMESAGITLVRGDLRGIVKARNLSGATMRNIKQNLFFAFIYNVLGVPIAAGILYPFFGLLLSPVIASAAMTFSSVSVILNALRLNRVRL; encoded by the coding sequence ATGAAGGTGGACCCATCTGTTGCGCGCTTTTCACATCACCACGAACATAATACCTACTACTTTTGCAGTCAAGGCTGCCTAAACAAGTTCCAAGGGAATCCGGTTCAGTATCTGGTTAGAAACATGCCTGATAGCGCCACCAAAGACAGCCATGCCAAAGTCAAGCCATCTCCGAAAAGACAGAGCACTTCGGAGGAGGGTATTTACACATGTCCGATGCACCCGGAAATTCGGCAAACCGGACCTGGTTCATGCCCAATCTGCGGCATGGCATTGGAGCCGCTCGTAGCGATACTGACAGAGCACGAAGAGAATCCTGAGCTGGAAGAGATGTCGCGGAGGTTTTGGATCAGCAGCGTATTCTCGGTTGTGGTGATGGTTCTCGCAATGTGGGGTATGGGCATTCATTCTAAATTGTTTGGCTCGTTGCCCGTTTCTTCACTATTGTGGCTCCAAGCATTGCTTACTACGCCTGTCGTAATCTGGGGAGGCTGGCCTTTCTTTGTGCGTGGTTGGAATTCGATTATCAGCTTCAACCTGAATATGTTCACGCTGATTTCTATCGGAGTGGGGACTGCATACCTTTACAGCATAATTGCAATCGTTCTGCCAAGTGTCTTCCCCGTCGCAATGCACGATGAGATGGGTTTGATACCTGTTTACTTTGAAGCTGCGGCTATTATCGTTACTCTCGTTTTGCTTGGGCAAGTGCTCGAACTTCGTGCTCGAAGCAAAACGTCAAGCGCCATTAAGGCACTCTTAGGATTAGCACCCAAAACTGCACGAGTTGTTCAACAGAACGGTGACGAGAGTGACATCCTTCTTGAAAACGTAATTGCCGGTAACCTGCTCAGGGTCAGGCCCGGGGAGAAGGTTCCTGTTGACGGCACGATTGAGGCAGGTTCGAGCAATGTGGACGAGTCCATGATTACCGGTGAACCCATTCCTGCGGCAAAAGCAACTGGCGATCGTGTGATCGGGGGAACGGTGAATGGCACAGGCAGCTTTGTAATGCGTGCAGAGCATGTTGGTTCCGAGACGGTGCTTGCGCAGATTGTTCGGATGGTAAGCGATGCGCAACGGAGCAGGGCACCGATCCAGAGACTTGCTGATATTGTATCTGCTTGGTTTGTGCCTGCAGTTGTAGTTACAGCTGTTCTCACATTTATTATTTGGTTGATTTGGGGACCGAATCCGGCACTGGCCTATGCGATGGTAAACGCTGTCGCGGTTTTGATCATCGCTTGTCCGTGCGCTCTGGGTTTGGCCACGCCAATGTCCATCATGGTTGGAACCGGGCAAGGTGCTCGCTCTGGTGTGCTTATCAAAAGTGCGGAAGTCCTTGAAACAATGATCAAGATTGATACTTTGGTCGTCGATAAGACTGGCACCCTGACTGAAGGCAAGCCTCAAGTCGTGAGCATAGAGCCGACAGGCGAGTTGAGCGCCAACGACCTCTTGAAACTTGCTGCGAGCTTGGAACAAGGTAGCGAGCATCCACTTGCCGAGGCAATTGTTAAGGCCGCCAAAGACCGAGAGCTCGAGCTAAGCGCAGCTTCCGATTTTCAGTCGAAGACTGGGCAAGGTGTGATTGGTACAATTAGCGGGAAAGGGGTCGCCCTTGGCAATATGACGCTTTTGAAAAGTCTGGGAATAACAGATAATAAGTTGCTTGCGCGAGCCGAAGCACTTAGAACAGAAGGTCAGACCGTCATGCATGTGGTAGTCGACAACGGTCTCGCCGGCCTAATCGGAGTTGCTGATCCGGTAAAAGCGTCAACACCGAACGCGATTGCACAATTGCGCGAAGCTGGTATCGAGCTAATCATGTTGACAGGTGACAATCTGACGACGGCGAAAGCAGTTGCTACAAAGCTAGGTATTGAAACGGTTGAAGCAGATGTACTTCCTGAAGGAAAGATTGAGGTCATTAAGCGCTTGCAAAAGGAAGGCCGAAAAGTCGCGATGGCTGGCGATGGAGTCAATGATGCCCCGGCATTAGCCCAGGCTGACGTTGGAATTGCAATGGGAACTGGGACTGACGTGGCTATGGAAAGCGCGGGCATAACTTTGGTAAGGGGTGATCTACGCGGAATTGTTAAGGCACGGAATCTGAGCGGTGCCACAATGCGAAACATCAAGCAGAATTTGTTCTTCGCTTTCATTTACAACGTTCTTGGTGTTCCGATTGCTGCTGGTATTCTCTATCCGTTCTTCGGATTGCTCTTAAGTCCGGTGATTGCAAGTGCCGCAATGACGTTCAGTTCTGTCTCAGTTATCCTAAACGCGCTACGGTTGAACCGAGTAAGGCTGTAA